ATTTCGCCCTGGGCAGCGTCGCTGTGGAAGACGGTCTACAACTGCTGATCGGCGCTGTGCTGCTCGGTTACATCGGCGCCTGGCTGGCGGTCGCCCGCCATTTGCGCGAACTCGCCCCGCGCTGACGAACGGCCGTTTCCGACACCTTTGGAAACGGTCTAAACCCCTGATGAAACAAGCCTTTCGCGGGCATTTTCAGCTGGGGTTAAGGGAACCTCGGCTAGTCTAGCGCTGTCCAAAAAATCAGTGTTAGACTGCCCAGTGCTTAGTGAATCGGAGGATTCGCATGACCACTTCGTTGCAACCTGTTCCTACATTGGTTCCCGGCGCCAGCCTGGAAGCCTATGTGCACTCGGTGAACAGCATTCCGCTGCTCACTCCGGAGCGGGAGCGTGAACTGGCTGAGCGCCTCTTCTACAAGGAAGACGTCGAGGCCGCCCGGCAGTTGGTACTCGCGCACCTGCGTTTCGTGGTGCATATCGCCAAGAGTTATTCCGGCTATGGCCTGGCCCAGGCCGATCTGATCCAAGAAGGCAACGTCGGCCTGATGAAGGCCGTGAAGCGCTTCAACCCCGAGATGGGCGTGCGCCTGGTGTCCTTTGCCGTGCATTGGATCAAGGCCGAGATCCATGAATTCATCCTGCGCAACTGGCGCATCGTCAAGGTGGCCACCACCAAGGCCCAGCGCAAGCTGTTCTTCAACCTGCGCAGCCAGAAGAAGCGGCTGGCCTGGCTGAACAACGACGAAGTCCATCGCGTAGCCGAAACCCTGGGCGTCGAGCCACGGGAAGTGCGCGAGATGGAAAGCCGCCTGACCGGTCAGGACATGGCCTTCGATCCGGCCAGCGATGCCGATGACGATACCGCCTACCAGTCGCCGGCCCAGTACCTGGAAGACAGCCGCTATGATCCGGCCCGCCAGTTGGAAGAAGCCGACTGGAGCGACAGTTCCACGGCCAATCTGCACGAGGCCCTGGAGCGTCTGGACGACCGCAGCCGTGACATCCTCTACCAGCGCTGGCTGGCCGAGGAAAAGGCCACGCTGCACGAGCTGGCGGCCAAGTACAACGTCTCGGCGGAGCGTATCCGCCAGCTGGAAAAGAACGCGATGAACAAGCTCAAGGGCAACATCGCTGCCTGATCCAGACGTTGATCGAGAAGCCGCGCCTTAGGGCGCGGTTTTTTTATGTCCGCAAGTTCGTGTGCTGTGGTCCAGGGCGCAGGTTTCAGGCTAGCGCGGCCATGGCTGCGATAATCTGGGAAAGACCCAACCCGGTAGGGTGGAAAACCGCCCAGCGTTTTCCACGCGTGAGTGCTTCAGATCGCGAGGGTCGTGTTGGGCCGAATAGCTCAGTGGAAAAGGCTGCGCCGTTTTCCACGCTACGTCGCCTTGCTCTACTGCCCGGTCATCCGCCGCAAATACTCGCTGCCGCCCAGCTGGCGTTCCTGCTGGCGGATCCAGGCGGCGCGTTCGGCGACGTAGGCGCTGGGGCGGCTCGGGCTCCATTCGCGCGGATTGGGCAGCACCGCGGCCAGCAGGCTGGCCTGGCGTTCCGATAGCGCATCGGCGTCCACGCCGAAATAGTGGCGCGCCGCGGCCTCGGCGCCGAACACGCCGTCGCCCCATTCCACGCTGTTGAGATAGACCTCGAGGATGCGTTGCTTGGACCAGAAGGTTTCCAGCAGCACGGTGAACCAGGCCTCGAAGGCCTTGCGCAGGTAGCTGCGACCGCTCCAGAGAAAGAGATTCTTGGCGGTCTGCTGGCTGATGGTGCTGGCGCCGCGCAAGGAACCGCCCGCCTCGTTATGGTCGAAGGCCTGGCGGATCGCGGTGAAGTCGAAACCCCAGTGCTCGGCGAAATGCTGGTCTTCGCCGGCGATGACCGCCATCTTCAGATCGTCCGGTAACTCCTTCCAGGGGCGCCAGTCGCGCTGCAGGTCGATGGGCTTGCCATCGATCCAGGATTCGATCTTGCGTTCCACCATCAGCATGCTGCCCGGCGGCGGCACCCAGCGCAGGACCAGCACCACGGCGGCGCTGAGGGCGGCGAACCAGAGGGCAACACGCAGGAGACGGCGGAGGAGGGTACGCAGCATCGGCTTGGTCTTTGGCGATTAGCGGGCCATTATAACCAACGCTTGCCTTCCATCGCCCGGGAAAACCCATGTTGCGTCTCTTCCTGCTGTTCGCCGCTCTGGCCAGTTTCACCGGTGTCGGCCTGGGGGCCTTCGCCGCCCATGGTCTAAAGGAGCGTCTGTCCGCCGAGTATCTGGCCGTCTTCCAGACCGGTGTGCTCTATCAGCTCATTCACGCCCTGGCGCTGTTCGGCGTCGCCCTGTTGTCACTGCATTTCCAGGGGCGCCTGGTGGCCTGGGCAGGGGGCTTCTTCATCGCCGGCATCCTGTTGTTTTCCGGCAGTCTCTATCTGCTGACGCTCACGGGAGTGTCTCGGCTGGGCATCGTCACGCCCTTCGGTGGACTGTGCTTCCTGCTGGGCTGGGCCTGCCTGGCCTTGCTCGCCTGGAGACTCAATAGTCTCTGAGCGGTGACAGGCCGTCGTCTGCGCTTGGTCGCCGCTGCAATGCACGGCCGACCGGCGTAGAATGCCGGCTCACCCCGCGACGATGCTTTTTCCATGCAGATCCTGTTGAACGGCGAATCCCTTGAGTTGCCGGACGGTACCACCGTCGCCGACCTGCTCGTGCGTCTCGAATTGACCGGGCGGCGGGTAGCGGTGGAGCGCAACCTCGACATCGTGCCGCGCAGCCAGCACGCCACCACCGCCCTGGCGGACGGCGACCGGCTGGAAGTGGTCCACGCCATTGGCGGCGGCTAGCCGCGAAAGAGGAATCCAGATGAAAGACACTCCCTTTACCCTGGCCGGGCGCACCTATGAGTCGCGCCTGCTGGTCGGCACCGGCAAGTATCGTGATCTCGAAGAGACCCGCGTGGCCATCGAGGCCTCGGGTGCCGAGATCGTCACCGTGGCGGTGCGCCGTACCAACCTCGGCCAGAATCCCGGCGAGCCCAATCTGCTCGACGTGATCTCGCCCGAGCGCTACACCATCCTGCCCAATACCGCCGGCTGCTATGACGCCGTGGAGGCGGTACGTACCTGCCGTCTGGCCCGCGAGCTGCTCGACGGTCACAACCTGGTCAAGCTGGAAGTCCTGGCCGACCAGAAGACCCTGTTCCCCAATGTCATCGAGACCCTCAAGGCGGCCGAGACCCTGGTGGCCGACGGCTTCGACGTCATGGTCTACACCAGCGACGACCCCATCGTCGCACGCCAGCTGGAAGCCATCGGCTGCATCGCCGTGATGCCGCTGGCCGGCCTGATCGGCTCGGGCCTGGGCATCTGCAACCCCTACAACCTGCGCATCATCCTCGAAGAGGCCAAGGTGCCGGTGCTGGTGGATGCCGGCGTGGGCACCGCGTCGGACGCCACCATCGCCATGGAGCTGGGTTGCGAGGCAGTGCTGATGAACAGCGCCATCGCCCATGCCCGCGAGCCGGTGTTGATGGCCGAGGCCATGAAGCACGCCATCGTCGCCGGCCGCCTGGCCTATCTGGCCGGCCGCATGCCGCGCAAGCTCTATGCCACGGCCTCCTCGCCGCTGGACGGCCTGGTCAACTAAGACCTGGCGCCCTCTATCACGCGCCCGGCTTTGCCGGGCGTCTCTTTTTCTCACTATCGATAACACCATGACCGATCATCAAGACGACCAGACTCCCGACCGCCCCCTGCGCACCATCAAGAGCTTCGTGATGCGGGCCGGCCGCATGACCGAGGGCCAGCAACGCGGTCTCGACCAAGGCTGGCCGCGCTTCGGTCTGGAATTGTCCGACGGCCCCCGGGATTTCGACCAGGTATTCGGACGCCAGGCGCCGCGCACCTTCGAGATCGGTTTCGGCATGGGCCATTCCACCCTGGAAATGGCTGCCGCCGCGCCGGAGCAGGATTTCATCGGTGTCGAGGTGCATCGTCCTGGCGTGGGGGCACTGCTCAACGGCGCCATGACCCAGGGGCTGACCAACCTGCGGGTCTACAGCTGCGATGCCCTGGAAGTACTGCGCCACAGCGTTGCCGACGCCAGTCTGGACCGGGTGTTGCTGTTCTTCCCCGATCCCTGGCACAAGAGCCGCCACCACAAGCGGCGGATCGTGCAGCCGGCCTTCGCCGAACTGGTCCGGCAGAAGCTCAAGGTCGGCGGCGTGCTGCACATGGCCACCGATTGGCAGGCCTATGCCGAACACATGCTCGAGATCATGAGCGCCGCGCCCGGTTACCGTAATCTGGGCGACGCTTCGGGCTACGTACCCCGCCCCGAAGAGCGCCCCATCACCAAGTTCGAGCGGCGTGGCGAGCGCCTGGGGCATGGCGTCTGGGATTTGAAATTCGAGCGGCTGGACTGACCGCGCGTCGCGGATGAGCAGTGGTTGAGCTGTAAATAGCCTATTGGCATGATGGCAGTTTGCCGTGATGGACCCTCACCATCGGGGTACGTACGTAGGGACGAGCACCATGTCTGCCGACCACCACAGTGAACCAGGGCGCCGTTCGCCAGGTACCGCTCAGTGACTCTGGGCGCGGACAGCGAGCTGGACGCCCTCCGTCAGCTGGAAGCCGAGCGTAGCGCTCGCCAGCGTACCGAGCGCTCGCTGGACCTGATGGCCTCGGCTTTCGCCCTGTGCCGTGATGCCATGGCCGTGTTGAGCGAGAATGGCCAGATCATCGAGGCCAACGAGGCGCTGTGCAAATTGATGCTGAGCGCTGGCAAGAGCGTTTCCGGCCAATACCTGTCGCATTATATCAAGCTGCCGGAGGCGGCGATCCAGGCCTTCGAGCGCCACGGCTATGCCTTGTCCGAGGCCAGTTTCCACGTTTCGGCCAAGCGCGTGACGCCGATGGAGATCAGCCTCAGCCGTTTCGCTGGCGAAGGTGGCGCCGAGGGCTACGTCATCGCCAGCCTGCGTGACATCACCGATCGCAAGCGTGCCGAACAGGCGCTGGAGCGCCTGGCGCTGAGCGACGGCCTGACCCAGCTACCCAACCGCTCCGGTTTCTATCGCCGCTTCGAGGACTGCCTGCGGGACCTCGCCACGGGGCGCAACCTGGCCGTACTCTTCATCGATGTCGATGGTTTCAAGGAGGTCAATGACTCCCTGGGCCATGAGGCGGGCGATGAACTGCTCAGAGTCCTGGCCGCGTCCCTGCAGGACAGCCTGGGCGAGGGCGAACTCCTGGCGCGTTGGGGTGGCGATGAGTTCGTCGCCGCCATCGTGGTGGACAGTCGCAGCCAGGCCCGCCAGATTGCCGAGCGCCTGTTGCAGGTGATCGGCCGGCCGCGACGTATTGCCGAGCACGATATCCGGGTATCCGCCAGCATCGGTCTGAGCCTGACCCCCGAGGATGGCCAGAACGCCGAGACCCTGCTCAGCAATGCCGATGCCGCCATGTACGCGGCCAAGAGCGCCGGCAAGAGCCGAGCGCGCTTCTACGACCCAGAATTCACCGCCGAGGCGCTGCGCAAGGTCACCCTGCTGGCCCACCTGCATGCCGCCATCGAGGCGGAAGACATCAAGTTCGTCCTGCAACCCAAGTTCGATGCCGAGCGCCGCCTGGTCAGTGCCGAACTGCTGGCGCGCTGGGAATGCCCCAATGTGGGAGCGGTACTGCCCAGCGTCTTCGTCGCCCTGGCCGAGCAGAACGGCATGGCCTCGGCCCTGGGCCGCCTGGCGATCCGGCGCGCGGCGGCCTATGCCCGCGACCTGCAGCAGGCGGGGGTGAGCATCCCGGTGGCGGTGAACATTTCCGCGCGCCAGGTGGCGGATGATGAGCTGGGCCTGGTGCTGGAGCGTGCCTGCGCCGAATTCGGCGTGCGGCCGTGGGCGCTGGAGCTGGAGGTGACCGAATCGGTGTTCCTGCAGCGCGGCGCGCCGGAGCGGCGCCTGGGCCGCCTGCGTGACCAGGGGTTCCGGGTGGCCATGGACGACTTCGGCACCGGTTATTCGTCCCTGAGCTATCTGCATCGCCTGTCCTTCGACACCATCAAGATCGACCGCAGCTTCCTGCTGTCGGTGGACCGCGACGCCCGCTCACGGCAACTGTTGGCAGGGATTGTCAGTCTGTGCCGGGCGCTGAACATGCAGATCGTCGCCGAGGGCGTGGAAACCCAGGCGCAATTCGAACTGCTCAAGAGCCTGGGGGTGGATACCTTTCAGGGCTTCCTGCTCGGTCGGCCGCAATCGCTGGAGAGCCTGTTGCTGCTGGCCGGCGTTGTGGACTACGCGCCGCTCTAGCTGCGACGTTCGGCCAGGACACCCAGCAGGCAAACACCGATCAGCAAGACCGGCGCCAGGGCGTAGTTGTTGAACTGCGCCAGGCCCTTCACTACCCAGGGCGTGAGGAAGGTCATGGCGGCGCCGTAGATCGCCAGGCACGCCAGGGCGAAGGCCGGTAC
The window above is part of the Pseudomonas oryzihabitans genome. Proteins encoded here:
- a CDS encoding DUF423 domain-containing protein; this translates as MLRLFLLFAALASFTGVGLGAFAAHGLKERLSAEYLAVFQTGVLYQLIHALALFGVALLSLHFQGRLVAWAGGFFIAGILLFSGSLYLLTLTGVSRLGIVTPFGGLCFLLGWACLALLAWRLNSL
- a CDS encoding thiazole synthase translates to MKDTPFTLAGRTYESRLLVGTGKYRDLEETRVAIEASGAEIVTVAVRRTNLGQNPGEPNLLDVISPERYTILPNTAGCYDAVEAVRTCRLARELLDGHNLVKLEVLADQKTLFPNVIETLKAAETLVADGFDVMVYTSDDPIVARQLEAIGCIAVMPLAGLIGSGLGICNPYNLRIILEEAKVPVLVDAGVGTASDATIAMELGCEAVLMNSAIAHAREPVLMAEAMKHAIVAGRLAYLAGRMPRKLYATASSPLDGLVN
- the thiS gene encoding sulfur carrier protein ThiS: MQILLNGESLELPDGTTVADLLVRLELTGRRVAVERNLDIVPRSQHATTALADGDRLEVVHAIGGG
- the trmB gene encoding tRNA (guanosine(46)-N7)-methyltransferase TrmB, coding for MRTIKSFVMRAGRMTEGQQRGLDQGWPRFGLELSDGPRDFDQVFGRQAPRTFEIGFGMGHSTLEMAAAAPEQDFIGVEVHRPGVGALLNGAMTQGLTNLRVYSCDALEVLRHSVADASLDRVLLFFPDPWHKSRHHKRRIVQPAFAELVRQKLKVGGVLHMATDWQAYAEHMLEIMSAAPGYRNLGDASGYVPRPEERPITKFERRGERLGHGVWDLKFERLD
- the mtgA gene encoding monofunctional biosynthetic peptidoglycan transglycosylase is translated as MLRTLLRRLLRVALWFAALSAAVVLVLRWVPPPGSMLMVERKIESWIDGKPIDLQRDWRPWKELPDDLKMAVIAGEDQHFAEHWGFDFTAIRQAFDHNEAGGSLRGASTISQQTAKNLFLWSGRSYLRKAFEAWFTVLLETFWSKQRILEVYLNSVEWGDGVFGAEAAARHYFGVDADALSERQASLLAAVLPNPREWSPSRPSAYVAERAAWIRQQERQLGGSEYLRRMTGQ
- a CDS encoding putative bifunctional diguanylate cyclase/phosphodiesterase, which encodes MTLGADSELDALRQLEAERSARQRTERSLDLMASAFALCRDAMAVLSENGQIIEANEALCKLMLSAGKSVSGQYLSHYIKLPEAAIQAFERHGYALSEASFHVSAKRVTPMEISLSRFAGEGGAEGYVIASLRDITDRKRAEQALERLALSDGLTQLPNRSGFYRRFEDCLRDLATGRNLAVLFIDVDGFKEVNDSLGHEAGDELLRVLAASLQDSLGEGELLARWGGDEFVAAIVVDSRSQARQIAERLLQVIGRPRRIAEHDIRVSASIGLSLTPEDGQNAETLLSNADAAMYAAKSAGKSRARFYDPEFTAEALRKVTLLAHLHAAIEAEDIKFVLQPKFDAERRLVSAELLARWECPNVGAVLPSVFVALAEQNGMASALGRLAIRRAAAYARDLQQAGVSIPVAVNISARQVADDELGLVLERACAEFGVRPWALELEVTESVFLQRGAPERRLGRLRDQGFRVAMDDFGTGYSSLSYLHRLSFDTIKIDRSFLLSVDRDARSRQLLAGIVSLCRALNMQIVAEGVETQAQFELLKSLGVDTFQGFLLGRPQSLESLLLLAGVVDYAPL
- a CDS encoding DUF3392 family protein, with product MDFVLNHIADLSRWSRSHLDEVALAVTATLLVLFGSQVNAFIQARLGSLPTAIRVPAFALACLAIYGAAMTFLTPWVVKGLAQFNNYALAPVLLIGVCLLGVLAERRS
- the rpoH gene encoding RNA polymerase sigma factor RpoH — translated: MTTSLQPVPTLVPGASLEAYVHSVNSIPLLTPERERELAERLFYKEDVEAARQLVLAHLRFVVHIAKSYSGYGLAQADLIQEGNVGLMKAVKRFNPEMGVRLVSFAVHWIKAEIHEFILRNWRIVKVATTKAQRKLFFNLRSQKKRLAWLNNDEVHRVAETLGVEPREVREMESRLTGQDMAFDPASDADDDTAYQSPAQYLEDSRYDPARQLEEADWSDSSTANLHEALERLDDRSRDILYQRWLAEEKATLHELAAKYNVSAERIRQLEKNAMNKLKGNIAA